AACTCCGCAAGTGAATGAAACCTACATCAAATTGACTCGTCAACGAGACCTCAACATAATAAGAGTTCAATCTTGTAGTCTCAAGGAACACCGTTCAAACCCCTCAGAGACAGTCATAAAATGATCATTAAGACATCAGCCCGTGTTACAAAACAACCTCGCAACACATCTAAAGCAAGTTGCAACAAAATGAGTGAATAGACAAATTGGTTGCCGAAATTGTAAGTAGTCAACAAAATTTACGAATTGGCAAATACGTCCCTGAAATTGtaaaaatccatcaaaattgACTAAAGCTTACAATTTCAACTACTAATTTGTCTATTTACTTCAACAAAATTGAACAAACTACCAACACCAAACAACCAACTTCAAAATCATACCTGCTGCATTGTTGGCAGAACCTCTGCTGCTTACCTCCAACCAAAACAACTGGTGTCTTCGAATGCTTTTCGCATACCCTATGACGCTTATGATACTCTCTACAATCACTAAGATCAGCATCACATCCATCAACCGAGCAAATCATATTCTGCGATCCATTTTGCGAACGCGACCGTTTCAATGATCCCGAAAAAGACGACACAGCTTTCGAATCTTCCATTCCTGTTTCTTGAACAGATTTTTCCATTGAATCAGAAGCTTCACCAAGCCTCAAATCAACAGAATCTCCTTCATTTTTCAACTCTTCTAACCCAGATGGATCCCAAGCAAACTCTTTCCAATCCCAATCCATAAAACAAACTAATTACTTCAAACACTTAGTTTCTTCAAATCCTTTAACCCCTTTTTAATATGCTAAACCTATAACAAAGTACTCATTAACACAAGAATCAGAATCTAAATCACTTTAAATTTTTCTcaacaaaatcaaaactttGACTTATGAGAATCAAATTCAAGATAAAGGGTGTTAAGAGAAAACATTAAGAATAAATACCCGGTtctcaaatttaaaattgaatccATGACAAGcattagaaattaaaaaatgaaaaaaaattaaataataaaaaaaaaacatattaaaaaaatcaaagaagcaaaagaatATATTAGAAGATATactttaaaaaatcaaataccACAAACACTAAGGTCCCCTCAAACTAAAGCGATGTAATGAATaaacattaagaaaaaattaaaaaattatgtcaaTTTAATAATCAAGACTTTGTTGTTTTTCTATActagaaaattaaattaacataaagtttttttttatttatttaaatagaaCAACTACACTATACACCTAACAGACATTAGACACATATAAtcttaaaacataaataaatatcctAAAATCTTACAATTGTTGATGAGGTTCCAAGACAATGGTCAGAGAAAAACTAAGActcatgtttgattttttttttctatttatcaATGAGGAGTAGATAATAAAGATAAAGAAtttattaggaaaaaaaatagatatattgGAATGAAAAAGTAGCTCACCAAATCTCATTCATTGAGCTCTTGTGGTGGATTTAGAGGCAGAAACCACATCAATATAAGAATatattatcatattatatatttacttttacttaaaaaaaattatagggaagAGTGAGAtctgattttaatatttgtggAGGGGTGTTACTGTTATATGATTTTCATCTTTTTGGCTAGTCATTGTAGTATAGtatgtataaataaaaatataatgtattttgtattttattttgttaatagaTTAAATCGTGGATAAAGTAATGACCACatgaatgaataaataataataataatgcaagtatgtgtcaaaaaataaataaaaaaataatgcaagTAGAATAAATAGTGGTAGTGGGCAAATGGACATGGGAGACAATTTAGAAAGTGACTGGTGCAGCTTTGGACTATATATCTGTATCTTTCCAGACTATAATATCATACTTTTATTACTTTATATAGAAAGTAAGTACCTAACTTGCTTGTTTAAATTTAACTAACATTTCTTATTATGTTCTACAGTTGGAGCTTCCACATTTGGTTGTCACATAATTATTTAcaacatttaatttaaatatatatgattttagtTTATGTAATTAtggtgtttttattttaatttctgtaaattttttagtttagatttgttttttgtaaaaagaaaaaatcttaaaaaattgtttttagtctttaaaattattttattggaccataatgttttaagaaccggaccggaggtcgaaccgttgtgacaactggttcaagggtcaaccggtcggatcggttcaaccgttattgaaccgtttatattgaaccgttcatataattttttcacgtgtttgagtctatggttggaaaggaaagatttttgattttttaacctttcaatttcaatccatcgttttttttaattaaaaaatcagttttttttttttttttttttaagtgagagaaaaaccggccggtttttcggttcaccggttcaccggttcacaccggttcacaccggttcataccggttcacaccggtttttgACCGGTTCCACTGACTAGCGGTTCTTGCTAGTCGACCGGACCGCCGAGGGCACCGGTTCGTGgtcgaaccggtcggaccggccggtccggtccggttttcaAAACATTGTGTGACACCACATGACGtgattatattaaataatttatgatTCACAattcaaaaatagtaatagtTGTATTCAATAACATTTAGATTAGATATTTTTTAGTTTAACTAAGATCCTGGATTTACTCACTTACTTTACTTTGACATGCATATTCGGTTTAtcctaaaaaaatagtaatagtTTTTGAATTTGTAAAAAATGAACCCAACCAAATatacttgaaagttgaaacaaaaaacacttttattacaaactagaattatatttaaagttatacgagcttagctcagttgacacgacattacattatatatatatatatatatatatatatatatatatatgatgttggggttcgaaccctggtcatcctacttatccaccttaaaggtgaaatttataATTATCGGGTCAAACTCGAGACTTTGTAATTATGTGTGTGAGTTCTAGTAGTATTTCATACATCGATGGCTACtgaaaaaataatcatataGTTGAAAATTCTGAACTTGGAATAAGCTCTGAAGGTAATTAttgtatgagattttatttatattatgattatgattggTAAAACTTAAATAATATGTTTGACAAATATACTTTATATATCTGAGCTATTAGTTATTATGTTGTTTATTAATTTGTCTAATTGTTGGATAATGAAGTCCCttagtaattaataatatgtttattttaataatcAAGTAGTTCGCTGGTTCATAAAGATCTATTAAATAcctttaaaataaatcattttttacaagttaaaaaaatcaattagaaGGCTCATCTCCTTGGATTGGCATGTCAAAATCAACCACACATGACAGCATGGCAATAGAAGTACTATTGACTTGTTAATGTTAACATTTCGATATGGATTTTCATGTTATGGAGAACCCTTTAGCGTTCTTCAGAGTCTGTTGTTTAATGATATATCAAGGGCTTGCATATATCTAGAAATATTAGTGtagtttcttaatttttttcttctttaggcATTAAGTttcttttgtaccaaaaaaaatcaacaattatAATACActtttattcttaaaaatagTCAATAGTGTTTTCAAgtgcaatttattttattgatatacttgatcagtgtaaaatagttttacagtAGCATCCAATAAAAATTTCCTTAGTTGTCACATCATTTCATTTTTGTATGGTTTATTTTGAAATCAATAGTCCATCTTCAATGACTCgcactctattttcttttttattttatagagtATCCCAATCTCTCTTTAAAGTTGACTTTAAAATTAACTAGtataatgcattttttttaaaaaaaaataatatgtatcCCCTTTTGTtctctatatattttttgacaattcCGTCCCCATTCTTTCACATAGAGACGCCAACTTTctcaaaatatgatttttatcgGAAAAAGAAGACCGACATTAAAGTTTCCACTTATCTGCTAAGTATCCACTTTGGTTTTTAAACTATATCTTACTGAATACtgttaaaattacttttttgttgttgataataTATGCCTTATAATACTAAGCTTACAAGGAATTCTTTAATAAATTTGACTTTATATTAATATGAACGTCCGCTAGAGCGTGATAATGttaaaagtctcacatcgaatATATTAAAGTATTTAATGGTAATACTTAAACCGTAAGACTTTCCTATCTATTAGGCTAATCTTTTGGATTAGACTCTCCTGATCATATGCTTAAATCTtagtatcatattttttttctaatttaattatcatatatataaaatgtaggCAAGTTACCTATTTTCACTTAATTTGGCCtcacatttattttattttttgcttcactttttatatttatattaaataattatactATCCACAGCCCATACAATAAGTGAAACCAAAGAATATGTTTGTAATATTAAGTATCAATGAGGATTTCAGTGCACCGAACAATTCATGTAAATGCGAATTGACATTCCAAACAAATTATATAGTATGAAGTTAATTTGACTTGACCAATAATGTATTATATACtattgtttgacaaaaaaatcttttttggAAAACTACTTtcctgattttattttttttagggcAAACTTTCCTGATTATTAGCATCAATACTAAATTGTTAAATgcataccaatttttttattaactttttgattcttagaaaaaagaaatctgataatttaaaatttggatgaaagataagtaaaatttttagttaaaatttgttttcattagGAATTAAACTTTGATTTTTCCAAACAATTgcttctaaataaaaaatatttactaatcatttgagtttaattagttaattaaacgCATACCACTTAATCAATGGTGCACAAACGCACCTATTTTGGGCCcatatttattatatatcttATCCAAGAGAAACCTCCTCATCAGCACTTGCTCcgttttaaaaattattcatatatgcACTAAATATTGCGTCTAGTCAACAGGTGAAATTTTATATCAGATGCTAGtcggtttagtggtgattgacgctaaacttggtaggaggaccgcggttcgatccccacaactgcaTTTGCGAGGgaactggaaccacttgatgccagaactcgccccgaactctagactactagggcccccttcccctaggaaccagaggatgaaaacaaacaaaaaaacaggtGAAATTTTATCCATTACTAGATTACTtgacggaaaaaaaaaatattatgaggAAATGACAATTTAATTATGAGTCTAGTCATGAAATATACAAAGTTTTAGTTACGCAACAATTTAGATATAGTCGTTATAGTTTGATAATATACAAAGTTTTTCATTTAGTTTGTTTAGGCTTGTTTTGAACTTCTGTTATGTGTTTTATTATTAATGTTAAATGTTTAAATGGGTATTGTGGCTATCTTTTTTCTATGTTTAAGaccttttttatgtttatgattAACATCTTGTAATGGTTTCGTACCGGATGTTGTTTAGGGTTTCATCCCGAACTCTACATGTGTTTAGAATTGGgctttataatattatttgctatttcaaaaaaaatgaatgaaaccttctttatgaattaattttagtaaaccaacaaattaatttttatctaTGTAACTTACTCTCAAATATGTCTCTAACTCTCTTAAATAGCTAGGTTCTAAAACAATggtaaaatgaaaacaaaaataaaaacaaaggcAATGGTTTCAATTTTTAAACCGCAGCGAAAGcttttaaataactttttttaatctattgtttttgtttctatatggCAGCCATTATATATAGTGTGGCAGATGGTGCGGTGGTTGCCAAAACCACCGCAAAAAGAGTTGTAGATGCCTAGATTTGCAGTGCAAGACGACACATTGTTACATTGTATTGATGTAGTTGGAAACCATTGTCGACTCACTTTCAGAACCACCGCTACCCTCTATTTTACTTGTAGTGTCTCCGCTATCATCACATACTAATCATATGGAGGATATCTCTGAGAAACTTGATGTTCTCTAGTACATCTTCTCAAACTAAGGTTGATGGCTCATGTATAGATTCTCTTCAACTAGCTCATCAAGGTGCATATTAATTATGGTTATCAGTTACATATTAATTCTAACATCAACAAGAGTTCCATTAGGAGGTTTAGACACAACATCAATGTAACTTCTAACattgaatttttgtttctcaACTTTATCAAAATCTTCAGTAGTTTGACCTTCAagaaatatcaaattaattaatcacgatttctaataattattttatcaatttgaTCCCATTATCGATAACCAAGATCTTCATGACCGTACCTATGAACACTCATGGTATCGATTTCTTGTCATGTTTGGAGCTTTTGTCTCTTGGAATGTGACCAAAAGCCCGGTAATCAAATATTGTCAaccaaaatatttataaatatttttttataaaatataagaatagatattttattaaaattcataaaaaaatactaattaaggTTAACTTTTAGATCAAATTCATATTAGACACTCCATAATCTAActtacaataaattaaaaaatataaataaataaaagatatttttattaTCAGCATGCCGAACTCAATAGCTGAATTTACAttacatataaatataaatatccaacaataaaagaacaaattaaaaagaTTGTCTAAAAAGTTAACATATATATtgacacaattttatttttgtatcaaTGGAGAGGAACTAAACTAAGAGCCTCAAATTGATCTAATTAACATGAAAGAGAAGATTTTAATTCATGTGCTAATTCATGTGGAATGAAGAAGGTTCAAAAGGGAGTGTATATTTGCATCTGACTCAAAATATGCTCAAAGTTATCGGTTGTCTTCTCAATAGGGTGAGTATGCACTCCTTCATAAGTTGTCACAACTACTCCCTCGTCTTTGGTTAAGCGTTGAACTTGTTTCTTTACATTGCATCCTTGATGTGTGCACCTATAATAGCTCctgcaaaataataaattaaacccAAAGGAATCAATATATAATATGGTAGGTAAGTTTGCATGTAAGATCACACGTACTTAATATATAATTTCTATCACATGCATAATTTCAGTTTAaacttgtttttatatttaacttatAAGTTTGAGTTATTTATAGATATTGGTTTTTACATGTATGGGCATGGTGCATATAAAAACTCCTCCGTATTTTAATGCAAGGAAATACATTATGAATAAGTTGATTATTTGTTCAGTTCTTGCAACCAAATCTCACTTATCTTAGGCGGTTGGATGTTGTGTGGGTGTCTCATTGTGGTATCCTAGTTCTAAAACACGATGGATGCATGTTTGCGTGCCACGACAGGAAAGAGATCACCGGAGTATAGCACAAGATCGCCTTTTTTTTCTTGCTGCAATGGGGTCGACCTGTAAACAAGGTAAACCCAATGGGAACCAAAACAGGAGATATTAGGGTGTTTTGAAGTTTTCTTAGACATGGGTATGAGTAGGAAAAACAGATTGAGATGAATGTTAATTTGACAAACTATTACGTGGACTATCTGGAACTTCCGaaatacattttctttttgGAAAGAACTTTTTCTGTCAAGTGTATGGTCGATATGGTGAAACTTTCATCTTGAAAATGGTTCATAGGTAAAAACTATTCCCGCTGCATCTTATTTTTTGTTGGAACCTGTAGAGTCTGTCGGGGTGTTGAGTTGGGTCTTCAAGAGGTATGGTTGATTGGAgaccttttgtgtttatccttCTTGGTGGTTGATCATTGACTCTCTCTAATGGGTCCTTGAATCTTCTTGTGGTGGTGGGTTAGAAGTGATTAActtttgtgtgtgttttttaGAGATTGTAGGTGTTGGCGGGGTGTATTTCTATTACCcctttatatttctaaattttcttttgttctttttgcgtattatatataatattatttgtcatttaaaaaaagtgaaataatgTATTTAGAAAATTGTAAGAAAATACTCCTCCGTGTCTCATTTTTGtgtcttttaattttaatgtaatgcatattttcttaaaacaaaatcAGTTTATCGTGAATTTAATAGTAATATAGTATTTCTagctaaattataatatatgttaaTTAGAGTGGTTCAATGTAGGATAAGCCAAATAGTTAGGCCGGTGGACTATTGCTAGCTGAAAAATGTTAATTACTGTATTAAATAATGTCATAGtattaattagtattttaaaatgacaagtaatttaagataagaaatataaaaaacgCAAATAAGACACTTATATAATGACATAGATGTGGTACAATTGATATTTATATAAGAAGAtatagttaatttatttttaagaaaaagaagTTAACTACGTACACCCCACAATTACGAAGTTGCAAATGCAGaaggaaaattaaattattatgtgAGTAGGGTGAGAAGACATGCATGGAAAAGATGAAACAAATTCTTAGTTACGTTTTacttcaaataaaaatgaagcTCCCTCCTAAATacagtaattttttattttgtgctGTAGATCAAACCCAAAGAGGCTTTTTCTATAAGAGAACTAATTGATGAAATGTGAACTAGCTTAGTATATAAGCTCAACAGAAATCTCCACAATCAGCCAACTTTTTGAGAGCGTAGTAGAAAATAATAGAGGTATTAATGGCAATTTTTATACACATGAAACTATTTAATACGGACCTAGCTCTCAAAAAAGACTAAATTAGATGTGGTaacccaaacaaacaaaaaagagatgtgccttattaaaaaaaactatatttaggAAGTACTGATTATGTTTTGTACTAAGAACtaagtatatataaataaaatttagccTTATTAAAAAACTACATTTAGTTAAAAGAAaatgataacaaaaaataaatctaatattttattaaaatttaataaaaatagtaagGTATATATTTGAACCAAATTCATATTAGACgctacttttttcttttttgtacaatattatACGCCACTTCTTATATTGAAAAATGAACCTTTATTCACGAAAGGCGTAACAATCTGGACACAGTCTCGGAGAGAAACGTttactaaaaattaatattatagtataataataaaattaatattttattaaaatttactaaaGATAATATGATAAGATTCCATCTGTCTCAAAATATAGGAGAAAAACAAttgattttagaaaaaaaataagcgTTTATCTTTTTAAGAAAAGTTCttgcttatatttataaaattagatGGAAACTATTTTctctcttattttttctattacaaataaaaattatttttatatcttcctatgcaacttatttcaaaaaaaaaaataaattattatgttttaattttctttactTTATAATTCAAGACTGAGGGTATTTTTGTATCCGGTCCACATTAGAcgatttcttaaaataaaaaaattgaattcaaagGGATAAAATGTTGTACGATGGAGGTCATAATATTGTTTGTACAAATATACacgtaataataataataataaataattaaacctAGTCAAACTTAGCAGCCGTGCAATTGCAacacatgtaataataatactcacctaaaattcaaaccaagaagaaacaaaaataaaaataatcaactATGAACAAGAAACACTAACATGAACAAAGAACACAAAAACAAACCTGggaaatttgttgtttttaacaGCTTTTTGTCCATATTTTCTCCATCTATAACCATCATCAAGTATATCAACTTGACTTCTAGTTTGAAAAGCATATTTAGGCTTCTTAGCTTTTTTCTCTCCTTTCTTTTTAACACCTTGTTGATCATTAACAACATTAATACTCCCTTCATCTCTCTTTTCATCTTCATCATGATCATGATTAACACTAATAATTTGATCATTATTATTAGCCTTCAAACCAAGAAATGCATTTGAACTTTGACCATTCAAACCACTTGTAATTGGAATTTGGTAGCTAGAAGAAGGAGGACAAGGAAACAACATGGAATAATTATTCTCCatataaatttaaatcaaaccaatttgtttatttctttttttactatGTGCTTGAAAGAAAATGGATAATATAAGATGAGGAGGGTAGGgggaaaaaaatgaagaataaGGTAAAATGAAGAAAAGATGGGTAATATAAATAGTGGTGGCGGCGATAAATGTTAGCGTGAATCACATAATGGATACATACATGGAATGTGTAGAAAGAGAATTAAAGTCTAAATGTGATATATATAGACACATAGTACCATGGACCATAGTGTCGTGAACGGCACGAAAATTGTCTTATTGTGTGCTGTGAAAACTAAAGATTAAAATATGTCTATTTTAACTACAATGGTTCAAGTGGTAAAAGATCATAAGCAAGATATTCGTAACCTAAGTGGTTATAGATTTCATTTCTCACGTGTGTGTAAAAGATCATAAGCAAGATATTCGTAACCTAAGTAGAAATAGAGAATTCATTTTATGTGCTCTTAGATTTTTTGACAGAGATTAATCTTTAATAAATGACGGTAGAAATTTTATACCTAGTTTAACCATGAATAAATTGGGCtaatctactttttttttaatctaaagcATTTTTTACGTGCAACTCcatagattaattttttaaggtaactattagatacatttttttattcttaatagTTGCTGAAGGTCTAACAGGCATAGTGCGTAGAGCTGTTGAAATAGGAAGATTCAAGGGATTTCAGATAAATGATAGTACTACGTACTTTTCAAATTCTCCAATTTGCTGATTATACTATTCTGATGGGAAAATGAGTCTGGGACAATTTTGTGGACTATAAAGGTTCTTTTAAGAAGCTTTGAACTAGTGTCAGGGATGAGAATTAATTTTGTGAAGAGTAAATTATACGGATTAAATCTTGATAGCAGATTGTTGGAAGCGGATTCATCATTCTTGTCATGTCGATCCGATATTATGCCTTTTAAATTTCTAGGAATCCCGGTCGGAGCCAATCCTTGAAGGAGAGAGACTTGAAAATCGGTGGTGGAAGCTATGTCTAGTAAACGAAGCACTTGGTGCAGTCGACAATTATCAATAGGGGGCGTATTACTCTTATTAATTCGGTGTTGACAAGTATGCCCCtatatttctttttgttctttaaGGCTCCTAGTTGTGTCCTAAAACAGTTAATTGGGATTCGAATGAACTTTTTATGGGGAGGTGGTATtgaggagaagaagttgtacaAATGGGACTAAATCTGCCTACCTAAGGAACAGAGAGGTTTAGGGGTCAAGAATTTGGAGCTTTTTAACAAGGCGTTGCTTAGTAAATGAAATTTGAGATTTCTTGTTGAAAGAGAAGCAGTTTGGGTTAAATTATTTAGGTTTAGATATGGTCATTTACCTACTAAAATATTTAGTGGGAATTCAATTCA
This genomic interval from Trifolium pratense cultivar HEN17-A07 linkage group LG6, ARS_RC_1.1, whole genome shotgun sequence contains the following:
- the LOC123891421 gene encoding probable WRKY transcription factor 75, which translates into the protein MENNYSMLFPCPPSSSYQIPITSGLNGQSSNAFLGLKANNNDQIISVNHDHDEDEKRDEGSINVVNDQQGVKKKGEKKAKKPKYAFQTRSQVDILDDGYRWRKYGQKAVKNNKFPRSYYRCTHQGCNVKKQVQRLTKDEGVVVTTYEGVHTHPIEKTTDNFEHILSQMQIYTPF